In the Flagellimonas sp. HMM57 genome, one interval contains:
- a CDS encoding bifunctional alpha/beta hydrolase/OsmC family protein — protein sequence MNLQKITFTNKEGQQLVGRIEFPVDRHPHNYALFAHCFTCTKNLSAVKNISKALTANGFAVLRFDFTGLGESDGDFADTNFSGNVEDLIAAADFLKDNYESPSLLIGHSLGGAAVIFAASEIESVNAIATVGAPSNPKHVKHLFKSGLEEINANGEAVVNLSGRDFKIKKQFVDDLDTKSLPETAKSLRKPLLIMHSPQDDTVSIKNAEEIYVAAHHPKSFVSLDGADHLLFNKKDSTYVGEVISGWAKRYLSIEKGVDEGLRTKHQVVASLDGDDYFTTQMKVGNHYMIADEPTDFGGNDFGPSPYELVSAGLSACTVMTIQMYARRKGWPIYNVEVHTSYSKSHAEDCENCENDTSKIDTFQREIKLTGNLDEKQKAKIMEIADKCPVHRTLHSKTQILTKLVD from the coding sequence ATGAACCTCCAAAAAATCACGTTCACCAATAAAGAAGGGCAACAACTTGTAGGCCGCATAGAATTTCCTGTAGATAGGCATCCACACAATTATGCACTCTTTGCACATTGTTTCACCTGTACCAAGAATCTTTCCGCCGTTAAGAATATCAGTAAAGCGTTGACCGCAAATGGTTTTGCGGTACTTCGGTTCGATTTTACGGGTTTAGGTGAAAGCGATGGTGATTTTGCAGATACCAATTTTTCCGGAAATGTAGAGGATTTAATAGCTGCAGCCGATTTTTTAAAGGATAACTACGAATCCCCCTCATTATTGATTGGGCATTCTTTGGGCGGTGCTGCGGTAATTTTTGCTGCCTCCGAAATCGAATCCGTTAACGCAATAGCAACCGTAGGAGCACCTTCTAATCCAAAACATGTAAAACATTTGTTCAAAAGTGGATTGGAAGAAATCAATGCCAATGGAGAGGCAGTTGTCAATCTAAGTGGTCGCGATTTTAAGATTAAAAAACAATTTGTGGATGACCTAGACACCAAATCACTTCCTGAAACCGCAAAGTCACTCCGAAAACCTTTGCTCATTATGCATTCCCCGCAGGATGATACCGTGAGCATAAAAAATGCAGAAGAAATTTACGTTGCGGCCCATCATCCTAAAAGTTTTGTTTCCTTGGATGGCGCGGACCATTTACTGTTCAATAAAAAAGACTCCACCTATGTTGGGGAGGTCATTTCTGGTTGGGCAAAAAGATACCTGTCCATAGAAAAAGGAGTTGATGAGGGTTTACGAACAAAACACCAAGTTGTGGCAAGCCTGGACGGGGATGACTATTTTACAACACAGATGAAGGTTGGAAATCACTACATGATAGCGGATGAACCTACTGATTTTGGAGGGAATGACTTTGGCCCTTCCCCCTATGAGCTTGTCTCTGCCGGTCTTTCTGCATGTACCGTAATGACCATTCAAATGTATGCCAGAAGAAAGGGGTGGCCCATATACAATGTGGAAGTGCATACCTCTTACAGCAAATCCCATGCGGAAGATTGTGAAAATTGTGAAAACGATACTTCTAAAATCGATACATTTCAACGAGAAATTAAATTGACAGGGAATCTTGATGAAAAACAGAAAGCAAAAATCATGGAGATTGCCGATAAATGTCCAGTGCATAGAACGCTTCACAGTAAAACACAGATTTTG
- a CDS encoding DUF2490 domain-containing protein has translation MRKLILLVTLGTCSFMYAQESGEEELGAWYMYFGMNRVSDKLSIHTEAQFRYYETTSNFNQLLLRTGLNYHITKNAIVTGGYAYIDSDPTFGEFDGIAGDVLINNNTLLEHRIFEQLILTNKVWEFLFEHRYRLEQRFLENRDLNDSFTEHRARYRLQVTLPLTNTFFLNFYDEVFINLQDDIFGQNRLYLAGGIHLTENSNLQIGYLKNHFNNAVFDRIQIGFFFNPDLRKKSKSKS, from the coding sequence ATGAGAAAACTTATTTTACTGGTCACGTTAGGTACTTGTTCTTTTATGTATGCCCAAGAAAGTGGCGAAGAAGAATTAGGTGCATGGTATATGTATTTTGGAATGAATCGAGTTTCTGACAAACTAAGCATACATACCGAAGCGCAATTTCGATACTATGAAACTACCTCGAACTTTAATCAGTTGTTGTTACGTACCGGACTGAACTACCACATTACTAAAAATGCCATCGTAACCGGCGGGTATGCCTATATTGATTCAGACCCTACGTTTGGAGAATTTGATGGTATTGCTGGAGATGTTTTAATTAATAACAATACACTTTTAGAACATCGAATCTTTGAACAATTAATCTTGACGAACAAAGTATGGGAATTTCTTTTTGAACACCGCTACCGATTGGAACAGCGCTTTTTGGAAAACAGGGATTTAAATGATTCGTTTACTGAACATCGTGCCAGATATCGGTTACAGGTCACCTTGCCTTTGACCAATACATTTTTCTTGAATTTTTATGATGAAGTATTCATCAACCTCCAAGATGACATCTTTGGACAGAATAGATTGTACCTTGCTGGGGGAATACATCTTACCGAAAACAGTAATCTTCAGATAGGATACTTAAAAAATCATTTCAACAATGCAGTTTTTGACCGCATTCAGATAGGTTTTTTCTTCAATCCCGACTTAAGAAAAAAGTCAAAAAGTAAATCATGA